A region of Phalacrocorax carbo chromosome 7, bPhaCar2.1, whole genome shotgun sequence DNA encodes the following proteins:
- the SENP8 gene encoding sentrin-specific protease 8, with the protein MDPVVLSYMDSLLRQSDVALLEPPNWLNDHIIGFAFEYFANHQFQEFSDQVCFISPEVAQFIKCAISQEEIAIFLQPLELLHKKLVFLPINDNSNQVAGGTHWSLLVYFRDKKCFAHYDSHSKCNSVHAKQVAGKLEAFLGKRGGKATFVEEKTPAQQNSYDCGMYVICNAEALCQGYFRGHPEPLLQLLTPSYITQKRSEWKALVMKLAQK; encoded by the coding sequence ATGGACCCCGTTGTTCTCAGTTACATGGACAGTTTGCTGAGGCAGTCAGATGTTGCCTTGCTGGAGCCCCCGAACTGGCTTAATGATCACATCATCGGGTTTGCCTTCGAGTACTTCGCCAACCACCAGTTCCAAGAATTTAGCGATCAGGTTTGTTTTATCAGCCCTGAAGTGGCTCAGTTCATTAAATGTGCCATTAGTCAGGAAGAAATAGCCATATTCCTTCAACCGCTGGAACTTCTCCACAAGAAGCTGGTATTCTTGCCTATCAATGATAACTCCAACCAGGTTGCTGGGGGCACCCACTGGAGTTTACTGGTTTATTTCAGGGACAAAAAGTGCTTCGCCCATTACGATTCCCACAGTAAATGCAACTCTGTCCATGCCAAGCAAGTAGCAGGGAAGCTGGAGGCCTTCTTGGGCAAAAGAGGGGGCAAAGCAACCTTTGTGGAGGAGAAGACACCTGCCCAGCAGAACAGCTATGACTGTGGGATGTATGTCATCTGCAATGCGGAGGCTCTGTGTCAGGGATACTTCAGGGGCCATCCAGAGCCTTTGCTGCAGCTCCTCACTCCCTCCTACATCACGCAGAAGAGATCAGAGTGGAAAGCTCTTGTCATGAAACTGGCACAGAAGTGA